CATTCATCCTTGTTGACTCATTCATCCGATTGATCAAATTCCCCTGCAAGTAACAGCCCGCGAAATCAGTGCATCCTGCCGCCCTAATTAGGGTCGCTCAACGAGTCGAGGGCCCTGACTAAATCGGCCATCTTAGGCCTATTGGGCTCCACCTTCGGCAAGATTTCCTCTTCAACGAGCGAGGCCGCAGCTACTGGACCCACTGCAGCCGGAACCACCGAGCCAGCAAAAGCTTCCTTCACCTCTGCCAAAAGGCCCATGCTTCGTGCCACCTCCAACAAGTTCTTCACCTGGGGTCTTGACGTGAAGCACACCGCATCAACTTCATGACTAGCGATGAGTCGCACGGCTTCCTGGAGGGGTCCGATATTTTCTGGAAGCCCCCAAGTATACGGATAAACATCGAACACTTTGGCACCTAAGGAGCGAAGCTCTTGGCGTATGAAGGCATTGTCGGAGCCGTAGTGCTGGAGAGCTACCTCGCGGCCAGCTATTTCGCTGCCACGGCGGCGGAGCACATTCGCAAGCTGCTCACTGGTGTGAGGCTCGGGAGCCATTTCCGTTGGTTCGATCCCGTGTTTACGAAGAACCGCCACGGGCTTAGGTCCTCTACATATCGTGGTCGTCGATGCTAGACCCAGCAAAAATTCATTTTCGAGTCCGATCTCTGACGAAGTCTCTATACATAGCCTGGTCCCCACCCCTGTCAACAAAACGACCATTCCGTAAACTCCTTCTACCACGCCCTCTATGTACCGGTGTACCGATGGCGCATGGGGATCCGGAATCTCCCTCAAAGATGGGGCGGATACAACCCGACCCCCTCTTCGCTCGATTAGCCCGGCGAACTCCTTTGGAAAGCGAGACTCGAGCGCTACTACCGTCTTGCCCGCGAGCCATCCCTCGCTTTTCGGCGCTAGCGGATCCGAGTACGGTCGGTCAGTCCTAGTATTCTCTGACATTGCGAACCCCTTTGTGGGGCCGGGAGACTGGTTGTTGCATATAAGACCAAGACTATATCTGTAGGTACTAGCATCGAGCAGAAGTTCTCAAGCAGTCGAGCGTGTAGAAGGCCCTCCTGCAAGGGCCTGCAGCAGAGACGGAGCAACGAAGCATTAGGAATCGAGCACCTTGAGGCGGTGGGCTACATACTCCATTTTGGCCGGCAAGAGGAGGCGTAAGTGATGAAGATTGGACTTGGAATCGGCGACTACTCTGGGCTGCAAGCCGCTCCCCGACAACTAACTCACCAAGCTATCAGAGCCGAAGAGCTCGGATTTTCCAGCGTCTGGGTCCCCCAGGTCATGGGAGCCGATGCTCTAACGACGCTAGTGGTCGCTGGGATGGAAACGAAGCGGGTCGATGTCTGTACCGGCGTAGTACCTATACAACTTCATCACCCGGTAGCGCTAGCGCAACAAGCACTCACCGTTCAATCGATCGTCGGAGGCCGCCTAAACCTCGGTATCGGACTTTCGCACAAGCCCGTCGTCGAAGGGATGTGGGGCGTACCATTCCACAAACCTGCACGCCGCATGGAGGAATTCGTCTTCATCCTGCAGGACCTAGTCGAAAAGGGATATTCCAGCTTTGCGGGCGATTTTTACAGGGTAAATGCCACGGTGAAGGTGGCCGAGGCAACACCTTTTCCAATTCTCATCGCAGCTCTCGGAGACAAAATGCTGAAAATCGCAGCTACCAAAGCTGCAGGCACGGTCACCTGGATGACGGGGGTCAAAACTATCGCCTCCCATATTGTTCCCAAAATCACTAGAGCAGCCCAAGAGGCAGGCAAGCCAAGTCCTCGAATCGTTGCAGGGATCCAAGTGTGTCTCACTCCGGATGTTGATGCCGCACGAAGGCGCGCCTCCAAGGTGTTTTCGATTTACCCGACTCTGCCCTCATACAGAGCGATGCTGGACATTGAAGGAGCAGAGAGCGCTGGCGATCTTGTCATCGCAGGCGACGAAAGAGCTGTAGAACGACAAATCCGCGCTTACATCGATGCGGGCGCCACAGAGCTACTGGCAGTCCCAGTGCCAATTGGAGACTCCAGAGAAGACAAGATGTCGTCGTTGGATCGCACAATCGAGTTTCTGGGGTCGCTGTCTTCAGAGTAGAGCCAGAAAAGAGCCGTGCCCTTGTGCTGGCTCTTGCGGACGTTTTTTCAAAGTGAGGTTGGCGCGGGCAGTATCGAGAGAAAATAACTGATAAGCCGAGAACGGCTGAGACGCTCCACTCAATCAAGTTTTTTCTTCGGAGTAATCTGAAGGCCGGGTATGCCTTGCCCCCTCGGAACCCCAGCCCGGCCCTCGGGGCGAGAGGGCGTCAATGATACTCTCAGAGGAATGCCCTTCGTGGCGGAGGTTCCCCTGGCTCCTGAAGAATCTATTTTCGCCTCTTTCCCAGCAGACGATCCCTGCTCGGACTCCGCAATAATCTTCTGCTTGCGGACCGGTTCCATTCCGTCGATTTCTGCCGCAATCTCTGTGATGGCACGAGCCCCAGGAGAATCTGGCTCAAACTCGACTACTGGTCGTCCCTTATCAGCTCCTTCCCGCAGAGCTGGATCCAGCGGCACTTTTCCCAACAACGGTACATCCAGTTTTGCAGCGAGGTCCTCCCCTCCACCCGATCCAAAGATTTCGTACCGCTTGCCGTCGTCTGCGACGAAGTACGACATGTTCTCGATAACCCCTATCACCTCGAGGCCCACCTTGGCCGCCATAGCCGCCATCCGCTGTGCCACTCGCTCTGCGGCGTGCTGCGGGGTCGTCGCCACTATCACCTCGGACCAGGGAAGAAACTGCGACATCGATATCGCCACATCGCCTGTGCCAGGTGGCATATCGACAAGAACGTAGTCTGGCTCCCCCCAAGCAACATCCGCCACGAACTGTTGAAGGGCCTTGTGAAGCATGGGACCGCGCCATATCACGGCCTGCTCCTCGGGGACAAAAAATCCCATCGAGACAACTTTCACTCCAAGAGTTTGTACTGGTCTAATCTTGTCGTTTTCGACAGAAGGCTCTTCTCGAGCCCCGAGTATCTTTGGGATCGAAAATCCATATACGTCGGCGTCTATCACGCAAACGTCTTTTCCTAGCTTGGCTAGAGCCACAGCGAGGTTCGCAGTGAGCGTCGACTTGCCTACTCCACCCTTGCCGGAAGATAAGGACACTATCCGTGTACGAGGCCCAAAGGCCTCGACAGGTTGGAGGTGCGCGGCGCTTGGACCGAAAGGACTAGTCATGGGATCCTCCCAAAATATTGCCTCTATCGCTCTGGGACGCACAGGGGTCACCAGGAGCACCTAGATCATGGTCGCTAAATTATCTAACCATCACCGGGTTTATTTGGACGAAGCATCCGACGCACCTCTGCTTGATGAGGTGAAAGCGGAGTTGTTGCGGTGGACGGATGCTGTCGGCGATCCCGCCCGACCCTACGCCGAGGGGCTGGAAGCAAGACGTGCGATTGAGCGAGCTCGTACCGAAGTAGCGGAACTTCTAGGGATCGCTCCTCGCAACATCACGTTTTGCTCGTCGGCCACCGAAGGACTTAACTGGCTCGTTTATGCTGCGGGCCTTACTGGCTCAGCGCTAGTAGTCTCCAAGGTGGAGCACTCCGCAGTTACCAACACCGCTAGAAAACTCGCATCGGAGCTCGACCTCATTCTCGTCGAAGTTGGCGTGGACAGCTCCGGTCAAGTGATCCCGGACTCTCTCGAAGATGCCATGGCCGAGGCTGCATCTAAAGCATACGGAGGGAGGCCATCTCGCGCCTCCATCTTCTGCTTCATACAACACGCCAACCATGAACTGGGGACCTTACAACCCCTGCCGGAGCTAGTGGAAGTCGCTCGACGCTACGGGGGGCGCATAATCTCCGATGCCGCACAGACTGCAGGCAGAGTGCCCATCGATTTCAAACGACTAGGCGTCGTCGCGCTCGTCGTTTCGGCCCACAAGTTCGGAGGGCCAAAAGGCGCTGCTGCAGTTGCGCTCGCCCCAGGATTTAGGCCACGCCCACTTCTTTACGGAGCGGCTCAGGAGAGGGGAAGGCGGGCCGGCACAGAAGATGTTGCTGCGCTGTCAGCCTTTGGGGTGGCCTGCAGAAGTGTCGCCGAGGACCTGGAGAAAGAAGCCCAGCGCCAGCGACGAATTACCGAATATCTCGCCCAGGAGACAATTCGAGCCCTTCCAGGGACGAGGGTTCTCGGTCATCCAACTCAGAGAGTTCCTCACATTATCTCGCTGGAACTGTCTGGGGTACAGGGAGAGGCGGTTGTGCTTGCCTTGGACAAACAGGGGTTCGCAGTACATTCGGGATCCGCATGCGCTGCGGAAGCTTTCGAGCCTTCGCCCATTTTGGCTGCCGTCGGCGCGGATAGCCGGCGGAACCTTAGGATCTCCATAGGACGCTCTACCGAGCCACGGGACATCGATAACTTCGTGTCAGCTCTCAGGGTCGAAGTCGGGCGCCTTCAAGCATTGTCGAAAGATCACGGTGCCTCTTCATGAAAGTACGATCCGGAGCCTGCACCAACGTGCAAGAAAAGTCAGGACAACATCTAAAAGAAGATCCCCCGCCTAGCGTGGGTCGTCTCATAGTGATAATTCTCGGAATTGTCGAGCTCACCCTTGTGATCACATCGATAGCGCTCGAGTCGAGCGAGGCGGGCCCGACCCCTCCGAGCATCGCATCGGCCATATCTTTTGCCATGCTGCTTGCAGTTCCTGGTGTGTTGGCTCTTTTGAGAGCAGGCCGATTCGCCCCTTTTCCCGACGACTCTCCAGAGGACAGGCGCGCGTGGTTTCTCACGGGTGTGCTGCTACTGTCGATAGCTGCGAACCTCGGCGCCTACCGGGTGGGACTCGTTTTGGACCTCGGCATTCTCGCTCTCACTATTTCGGCCACACTGTTTGCCTGCAGCGTCACGCTCGCGGCGATCATTGCTTTTCAAATAATCCGGCGTAACGCCTCGGGTCTCGAAATCCTCGTCGACTTTCTCGACATCTTTGTGTATGCCTTCGCTGCGATGGGCCTTTTAGAGGCCCTGGGGGGAGCGGGCTTAGACTTTTCCCCAGAAGCTCTGGGAACCCGAGCTTGGATCGTAGTGGGGAGCATTCTGCTCGGGATTTATCTCGTAACCCGTGTTTACGATTACCGTGGCTTTCCGTTCACCAACCACGTACTCGTACCGGTTGTTTGCACAACTTTGGGTTACTCTGTCTACTCCGCCCTTCTTTTCAGGTTTCCTTCGCTTCCCTACTGGCCTGACCCCGTACTGAGAGCACTAGCAAGCGGGACTGTGATTCTGATCCCTCTCCTAGGAAGGACTCGACGACTTCAAGCCCAAATTCCTCAACATCGCTACCGGTACTACAGGCTTTCACTGGGGTTTTTAGGTGCCGTCCTAGCTGCTTTGGCGATCGAGCTGGTAGTCGAGGGAGCCAGCGGTGTGGCTGGTACGCTGCAAGCTTTAGTGATCGTTATCACCGGTTTGATACTCGGCCGCCAATACCTGAGCTATCTCCATGGAAAAGAGATTTTCGAAAAGGCCCGTGTCTCTTTGGAACGGTACACGAAGCTCGTCGAAGAGGTGCCCGACCCGATTGTCGAGCTTGACGCAGACGGAGTGGTCACCCTAGTTAACTCAGCATTTTGTGAACGCTTCAAGATCGAAAGAGATCAGATCATAGGCCGTCGCTTGCCCGACCTCGTCTCCCGCTCTCCTTTCACCTTGGATATCGGGCCCGAGGCCAAAACAACCAGGCAAGGGGAAAAAGACGTCTCGCACAGCGAGGCAACCCATGTTATAAAAGTCACGCTAGTCACCCCCGCAGGAAAAAGGATCTTCCAGGGCACGGGAAGACAAGCCAACTCGCACAAACTCCAGCTGATCCTGCGCGATGTCACAGACCGCGTCGAGCTCGACCGCCGCATCGCCAAGTTGTCACAGCAACTCGCCGAGATAGACCGTTCTCGCTCCGAGCTTTTAATCAAGCTTATTTGGATCTTCGAAGAAGAACGGCGAAAGATGGCAAAAGCACTCGTTGGAGGACCTGCAAAAGACATAGAGTCGGCAGCGCAAGCACTAGAGACAGTAGTTTTAGAACAACGGGAAGACTCCACCGAAAACACTGATTCAGACTCAGTGGCTTCAGGCGAGGGTAAAGCGAGCCTACAGCTTGAAAACTCTTTGGTTCGCGCTAGAACACTGCTCGGCAAAGCAGTCCAAGACTTGAGACGAGCAGTCGACGATTTGAGGCCGACAGTGCTCGAGCAGAAAGGGCTTGAAGCCGCCACCCGATTGCTTGCCCATGAGATTTTGAAGGGATCGGTTTCTCAAGTACGAATCGACTGGAGGGCCGAGCCGTGCATCAGTCCTGGGCAGGAAAACCTCCTTTACTCCGCATTGCGCGACCTTTTCCTAGAACTCAAGGGAGCCACTGGACTGTCCGCGGTATCAATAAAAGTGTCGGGGTTCGGTGCCAATGGCCTTTGCATCGACCTTAGGTTTGAGTCGGACTCCCGAACGCCGTTTCCGGGCTGGTCGCCTCCCATGCAAGAAACTTACGAGCCCGAAGGGATGGAAGGCGAGCTCGTTGCCGTTATTTCCCCCGCTGAAAAGATCGAGGCCATCGGCGGTACCTTCGAGGCGAGTCGCTCTCCGGACGGCGCTCTAGAAGTTTCGATAAAAGTGCCGGGAATTCCTCATCGGCCAGCCAGCCGACCCACCCGCGAATCGGCTTGAGATTTGCATCGTTGCATCAAATCTTCCAACCCTCCAACTAGCATAGAGGCGGCTACCCTCGCCACGTGCTCGGGATCTTCACCCTTCTCAAGGATGAGATGGCGGCCAGCGAGCTCGGCTATGCCGACGATGCAAGTCGCAGCGACCTTTCTGTCGGGAGTCGGAAGGCCTGTTCCGGCACGGGCAATGAATTTTGCGATCCTCTCGATCACTCCGTTTCTCAATGCCTCTAGGTTCTCTCGAATTTCTTCTTCCTCGAACGCCTCTGATTGAAGTAGTTGGAAGGCGTCTGCGTAACGGGATATGAACTCAAAGTACGCAAGAAAACCTCTCTTAGCCGCCTCGTAGGGATCAGCGCCGCCCTCAACGCCAACCCACACGCGAGAAAGTAGGCGGTCAGCGGCGTCCTCCATGATCTCTAAGTAAAGGTCTTTTTTGGAGCTGAAGTGTCTATAGATGACGGGTTTGGTGACGCCCGCACGCGCGGCTACTTCCGCCATCGAAGCCCCCCTGTATCCCCGCTCTGCGAACACCTCCACCGCTACGGCCTGGAGCTGTTTGCGGCGCTCTGAAGCAGGCATTCGTTTCTGTCTCTTCTTTTCCGAATGGATATCGCTCGAGTTATCCGAATGGATATCGCCCGAGCCGCTTCTCCCCGGGCAGCTTTCCACCTTCATAGCTTTTCGAACCTCGCATCGATCCAGACCGAATGTACAGCTCTAGTCAGTACCACTACTTGCCCCGGACTCGTCCTAAAACCTCTTCCCGAAACTCTTCAGGGTGCTCTATTGGACCGAGCCTTTCGCCGCCGTGGAACACATATCCGACCGGCTTGCCCCTAAAAGTTACGTCTCGGATCCGTAAAGTCGACTCGTCTGTTGGATCTATTGTTCCAAGGGCCACGGCGGGGCTAAAGAGCTCGAGGACTGCAATTCTCAGCCTCGAGGCTGCAGGGTTGTCTCTGGATCCAATGACAACCGCTTCGGTGATACCCCCAAGATGCACATCACAAGCAAGCGCTACCTGCGCAGCTATCGGTCCCAACTCATCCAAGCGAGAGGTGAAGCGCCACAATGCAGCTGCCGCAACCTCCTTGAAGTGATCGTTGTGAGTAAGTGCCCCGAGCTTGTAAAAAAGCATCGCAACCCGGCCATTTTCGACTGCTGATTTCTTTCGAAACTTTAGGTGCCCTATGTCGTCCTCTTCGGGTGTTCTGTCATAGAATCCGCCTTGTGGATCCTCGTATAGAGCCTCTATCAATCCGCCGAGCTCCACCGCCCGTTGCAGATGCAGTGGGTGACCCCCAACTTCGTAAATTCTAAGCAAAAGATCGAGCATGGACAGCTGGTCGGCCAAGAAACCAAATTTTCTCTCGGCCAGTAGAGGCTCTAGGCGATGCGCCATCCCTGAATTGGGGTCATAACATTCACGCCACAGAAGCTCGCCAGCTGACAGGGCGCGCCTTCCAAGCTCCCTCTCGCCGGTGACCAGAGCCGCGTCGATCAAAGCACGTGCCATGGCTGCACAAGGCGCAACGTAGATCTTGGCGAGTGCGCGCGGTCTGGCAGCGTGGCCTCTCCTACCCTTGACGTAATAGTCTGCATCGGGAAGCTGGCCCGCAAAAAAGCCCCCCGTTCTTTCGTCCAGCAGAGTCGAGGAGACCCATCTGCATGTCTGGCGCAGGATAATGTCGAACTGCGCTCCGTTGTACAGCTTTGTGGCCACAGCGTAAGCTTCGATGGCGCCTGCGTTGTCGGCGCATGTCTTCGAAAGCTCGAGGTCCGAAAAGTCGGGCTTTGAGACATGGTGGAAAAAGCCACCGTCCACTTTGTCAAACAGGGGGGAGGACGCCCAGGACGTAAGAAGCTTGCGGATTGCTCCGCTGTACACCTCCGACCCGGTCCTCCAGTAGCGAAGATGAAGAAGGTGAACAGCGTCAGGGGCGAGTTTGAGAGAAAGCTCCGACTCGACCCAGCGAAGAATCGACTCCTCGACGCGGCGAACAGCTCCCGGAGTTATGGGATTCTGAGGCTCGCTCGCCAGCAACGCCCTGCGCTCTCGCTCGGCAACCTCTCGCTCTATTTGCGCTTTGTTATCTCTGTAATAGAGAACGACTCTTTCGATAGCACTGAGTAGCTGCGCTGCGTCCAAAAAGCCAGCAGCAGTGAGCAGGTGTCCGTCGGGAGTCAAAAACGCCGTCACGGGGGGGAGGCTGTGGGCATACCTAGAAACCAAGTCAGGACGGTCAAGCGCGTCGACGCGTATCGGAACCAGGTTTCCTTCTACAAATGTGACTACGCGAGAGTCTGAGTAGGTAGAGATATCCATGCGACGGCACGCATCGAACCAAGGCGAGACGATCGAAAGTAGCACCGGCACCTGACGGCGCCTGGCTTCTCTAAAACTACTCGAAGACCATTCCCTCCAGCCGATATCAGCCATTGCGCCTTTAGCACCCCGATACCCAAGTTACTGCGATAAGCGCGAACCGAATGAGCGATAGTCTCGATAGTGCCACACCTCATAAAGCAGCGCTGTGGAAGTCCACCGAAAAACGCTGAATGTTGGACGCGCACTGTGCGTCAGTCGGCGAATCTCACTTCGCTGGAAAACTTTCATGCGACGACAACCGGTGTGGAGAGACGGAGTCCGTAAGGGGAAGAGCTTCGGCCTGAGCAACAGGCCAGCATTACATGGGTGGATGGAGGCAAGTTATGGGAGCCGAACTACAGAAAGAGAGCGGTGCGACAGTAGATGTCGAGGAGCTGCACACGCCAGAGGGTAGTTACGCCTACATCCCCCTCCGAAGGCTCCTCGGTGCTGACGAGCTGGAGCGGCTTCCCTTCATAAAACGTGTCTTTGTTGAAAACGTGGCTAGGTCGATAGCTCTGGGTATTGCTGACCCCTCTGAATTAGAAGCGGTTCTTGCCGATCCCACAGACCCTCGAAGCGCCGACATGGAGTTCGGCTTTCGCCCTTCTCGTATCATCCTGCAGGACTTCACCGGAGTTCCCCTTGTAACTGATCTAGCAGCCATGAGGGACGAGGCGCGCCGGAAAGGTGAGGATCCGACGTCGGTAAACCCCTTGCTGCCCGTCGATCTTGTCATCGATCACTCGGTGCAGGTCGACTCATATGGTAGTCCCGAGGCCTTCGACGTCAACGTAACCCTTGAGATGGAACGCAACATAGAGCGGTACCGACTCCTGAAGTGGGCGCAAAACGCATTCTCGAACTTCAGAGTCGTTCCTCCTGGGAGCGGAATAGTTCATCAGGTCAACCTAGAGTATCTAGCCAGCGTAGTAGCCATCGACCGCTCGCCAGATCGAACATGGATCTTCCCCGACACTCTAGTCGGCACCGACTCTCACACAACGATGATCGGCGGAATCGGTGTTCTCGGATGGGGCGTAGGAGGAATAGAGGCAGAGGCCGCAATGCTGGGCGAGGCAGTTGCCATGGTACCGATCACGGTGGTAGGGGTTCGCCTATATGGCTCACTAGGCAAGGGAGTAACCGCTACCGACTTGGTCCTCACCCTCACCGAGCTTTTGCGCAAGCACGGAGTAGTCGGGAAGTTCGTAGAGTTTTTCGGGCCGGGCCTGGCCCATCTGTCGGTCCCCGATCGAGCTACAGTAGCCAACATGGCCCCTGAGTACGGAGCTACGACGGGATTCTTTCCAGTTGACGCGAGAACCATCGACTACCTGCGTCTAACTGGGCGAAACGAAGCCCTCGTGAACCGGGTTGTACAGTACTGCGCAGCCCAAAGCCTCTTGGCGGCGGGGGGGGAGAGAGAGGGTGCCTCCGACATGTCTTTCTCCGGAGACGCCGGTGACAGGATCGCCTACGACGAAATCCTCGAGTTGAACCTAGGTTCAGTCGAACCCTCACTAGCCGGGCCGAAGCGACCTCAAGACCGCACCACTCCTGCTGGCCTAAAGACAGTGTTTCGCAAGGCACTCGGACAAACGGCTTGGGTAGAGGATAAACGAACTGTCGAGGTGTCAATAGACGGCGAGAAAGTCTCGCTCAGTGACGGATCGGTTGTGATCGCAGCAATCACGAGTTGTACCAACACCTCCAACCCCGAAGTTATGATGGCCGCCGGCGCCCTAGCCAAAGCCGCTGTAGAAAGAGGGCTTGGCGTGCCACCTATTGTCAAGACTTCGCTCGCTCCTGGCTCTGCAGTAGTTGTCGACTACCTGGAACGAGCTGGGGTTCTGGCACCACTGGAAAAGCTCGGTTTCTTTATCGTGGGGTTTGGGTGTACGACGTGCATCGGAAACTCGGGGCCTCTTCGCCCCGAGGTGGCCGAAGCCATCGATCGTGCCAAGTTGGTCTGCGCAGCCGTGCTCTCTGGAAATCGAAACTTCGAGGGTCGGATACACCCACAGGTTCGACTAGCCTTTTTGGCTTCGCCTCCGCTCGTAGTCGCATACGCAATCGCCGGAACAGTAGACATCGACCTCACCTCAGAGCCCCTCGGTATAGACCCGGAAGGACAGCCTGTCTACCTTTCTGATATCTGGCCCGACACTGACAGGGTGTCCGAGCTCGTCAGAGAAAGCGTGGACCCAGAAGAGTTCCGTACAAGGTATTCACGAATCTTTGAAGGCCCCCCGCGCTGGCGAGAGATCGACGCTCCAGAAGAGCCCATTTTTTCTTGGGATCCGAGCTCGACATACATCCTGCGCCCCCCTTTCGTCGACGATCTTCCACCCGAGCCGCCACACCTCACTGACATAAAAGGAGCACGGGCCCTACTGGTCTTGGGAGACTCCGTCACCACAGACCATATTTCTCCAGCAGGATCCATACCTCCTGACTCGCCCGCCGGACGCTGGCTTGCTGAGCGGGAAGTCTCCCCAGCCGACCTGCACTCCTATGGAGCACGGCGTGGAAATTTCGAAGTTATGATGAGGGGAACTTTTGCAAATCCGAGAATTCGTAATCGAATTCTAGACACTGTCCCCACTAGCGCAGGAAAGGAAGGGGGGCTCACGCTTCACTTTCCCGACAAGACTGAGATGTCGGTGTTCGAGGCTGCGATGCTCTACAAAACCGAAGGGGTGCCGCTAGTAGTCCTGGCGGGCAAGGAGTACGGATCGGGGTCTTCGAGAGATTGGGCTGCGAAAGGTACCGCGCTGCTCGGGATCCGAGCAGTGATCGCAGAAAGCTTCGAGAGAATCCACCGATCCAACCTAGTTCAGATGGGCGTCCTACCCTTGCAGCTGCCCCCTAGTAGCACCGTGGAATCCCTCGGGATAACAGGCGAGGAGGTGTTTACGGTATCAGGCATTGCGTCTGGGATGAAGCCCCGCCAGCAGCTTACAGTGGTTGCCGAGAGACAAGAGGGAACCAAACTCGAATTTCCCGTTACCGCCCGGATCGACTCGCACACAGAGCTGGAGTACTACCGCCACGGCGGGATTCTTCCCATGGTTTTACGAAAGCTTTTGGGCTGATATGGCGCACGGTCGCTCGGTGGGTTGTTAGGCGGGCCGGACGCTAGACCACTCGAGACTACACTTCCCAATCCTCATCCTTGACACGCAGCTCGATCACCGCCACACAAACCCAGTGCCGATACTATTCTCGATCGCCTTCAGAGCCGCGTCGAGGCTTTCTTCGACACTTCCCGAGGTGTCGATGGACATAGCCGTGGGCCATTCATCAAACCGCCCGGCGATGGCTTGGGCTACTTCCAAATCGGCTTCGGAGGCATCGTCTCCTCGTCCCAACCTTTTCTCTATTCTGGCCTGACAAACCGCAAGAGGAGCATCGCAACGAAGCTCCA
This genomic interval from Acidimicrobiia bacterium contains the following:
- a CDS encoding LLM class F420-dependent oxidoreductase, with product MKIGLGIGDYSGLQAAPRQLTHQAIRAEELGFSSVWVPQVMGADALTTLVVAGMETKRVDVCTGVVPIQLHHPVALAQQALTVQSIVGGRLNLGIGLSHKPVVEGMWGVPFHKPARRMEEFVFILQDLVEKGYSSFAGDFYRVNATVKVAEATPFPILIAALGDKMLKIAATKAAGTVTWMTGVKTIASHIVPKITRAAQEAGKPSPRIVAGIQVCLTPDVDAARRRASKVFSIYPTLPSYRAMLDIEGAESAGDLVIAGDERAVERQIRAYIDAGATELLAVPVPIGDSREDKMSSLDRTIEFLGSLSSE
- the acnA gene encoding aconitate hydratase AcnA, which gives rise to MGAELQKESGATVDVEELHTPEGSYAYIPLRRLLGADELERLPFIKRVFVENVARSIALGIADPSELEAVLADPTDPRSADMEFGFRPSRIILQDFTGVPLVTDLAAMRDEARRKGEDPTSVNPLLPVDLVIDHSVQVDSYGSPEAFDVNVTLEMERNIERYRLLKWAQNAFSNFRVVPPGSGIVHQVNLEYLASVVAIDRSPDRTWIFPDTLVGTDSHTTMIGGIGVLGWGVGGIEAEAAMLGEAVAMVPITVVGVRLYGSLGKGVTATDLVLTLTELLRKHGVVGKFVEFFGPGLAHLSVPDRATVANMAPEYGATTGFFPVDARTIDYLRLTGRNEALVNRVVQYCAAQSLLAAGGEREGASDMSFSGDAGDRIAYDEILELNLGSVEPSLAGPKRPQDRTTPAGLKTVFRKALGQTAWVEDKRTVEVSIDGEKVSLSDGSVVIAAITSCTNTSNPEVMMAAGALAKAAVERGLGVPPIVKTSLAPGSAVVVDYLERAGVLAPLEKLGFFIVGFGCTTCIGNSGPLRPEVAEAIDRAKLVCAAVLSGNRNFEGRIHPQVRLAFLASPPLVVAYAIAGTVDIDLTSEPLGIDPEGQPVYLSDIWPDTDRVSELVRESVDPEEFRTRYSRIFEGPPRWREIDAPEEPIFSWDPSSTYILRPPFVDDLPPEPPHLTDIKGARALLVLGDSVTTDHISPAGSIPPDSPAGRWLAEREVSPADLHSYGARRGNFEVMMRGTFANPRIRNRILDTVPTSAGKEGGLTLHFPDKTEMSVFEAAMLYKTEGVPLVVLAGKEYGSGSSRDWAAKGTALLGIRAVIAESFERIHRSNLVQMGVLPLQLPPSSTVESLGITGEEVFTVSGIASGMKPRQQLTVVAERQEGTKLEFPVTARIDSHTELEYYRHGGILPMVLRKLLG